The Branchiostoma lanceolatum isolate klBraLanc5 chromosome 19, klBraLanc5.hap2, whole genome shotgun sequence DNA segment tttgtcatttgCTTTCATATAGTGACGATGGAATTCCCTCCGAGGTACAGGAAGAAAACGGCATTCAATATAAGTATGAGGTTTATGAGAAGGTTGCATGAGTGGGCCCAGTTTGCTACCTTGGGGAACACAGGATGGTACTTTTGTGTGTACACTTGTTGCACTTTACATGCATGTTATGGAGAGAGCCATTGATAAAGTATAGCTTACATGTGAGTATAACTATAATAAGCAATGAGTGTCTTGGATGACATGGTCATCTGAGATTTTCTTGTAAGACTATATTAAGGTCCCATGTATTGGAGAGCATTAAACCTTTGTATGTAAAAGGtatcattttgtaaaaatggagctaattgattcataaGCATACAACCCTGTCTTAACttgctattctattgaaccatctgaaattgtctttacttcattaacatatccagaGGTTTCgtataaaaacctagttctacctgatctgtccttagtcactgacgaaagatagcggatgctatctgaaacgtctgactgtttaaaaattttatccagttgcttgagtaactatttttggcgtacaatGAGACGATAACAAATAAGATACATTTTTCACTTTATTTAGTAGCTTGATATGTATTAAACAGGTGTCTATGCTTAACATGCATGATTAAATTACTTTTGGAGGATTCCATTGGTATTGGACATAACTCGCTTATATTTAATTGTCTGGTACGATAATGAAATGATCTTTAATACACTGTCTTTATGGCTGATATCATCTTCTATATGGTCTGAAATTGAGTGGAATACCATATCAGGCTACACGTTATTCATAACATTCGTCAATAAATTAACAATACTCAACTCCTTAATTATACATAGACATGTAGTTgtatatacttacatgtactagttgCATTGTAGAATTGATTgcaacattttgatataaaagTTAGCTCTTTTCCAACTTGATATGACTAAGCTGTCcaacaatatgtacatgtagccaaatTCTCTTCTGGAGAATTTCTTATGAAGGCGCATTAGACCTTGTACGTCCTTATGATCGGACTCGACACGGCAGAATATTTCAAAGATATAACTGCTTGGGATTTTGAATAAAAAGGCTGGTACAATCATGTTAAAGTTACTGTTAAGATTACAATTCAACAATAGACatgcattgtacaagcacaacgTCAGTGACACTTGCATATCAATAGAGCCACTAATTGGTAATACAAGTAGTACAGGTTTTGAAATTATAACACATCTATTGTGCTTACTAATGGACAATGTATTTTCATGGAAGCTTGATCATAAGTATTCATTACCTTAAGTTACGATGTATGTAGTAATCATTTTTGTGATATACATATCGGATTCTGCGATCCTGCATATTTGTAGTTGGACATGCCTGTTCTAAGTAAAATGACTAGATAGCATTGTTTAGGATGCTGCTACAAGGTTGGATCTTCAATacacaaatatttcataacTTTATGATTATACTATGTACAGTGCAACATGCATTCCCTTTTTGTTTAAACGCTCGTATTACAATAGTATTACCTATATATGGGTGCCCATGTGTTaatcaaaacaaggaaacaaaaaaatctCTTCTCCATACTTTGGCTTTGCCATGTATCTTAGCGAGTTTCATTTCTAACAGACTTGGAGCCTTTATTGAAGTAAGATGTTAATTGCAAAGAAAATACTGTTTGTCAATTTATGATGTCATAATTTACATAAAACTCACTCATTTATACATCAACTATTTTTCTAGTGTTCACAACATGGCATTTCTGAATCCTTCCTTAGAGCAAGAGTCCAtcttaaatcaaatcaacaaacaTGTTTATGATTAAGTTGTCGTAGTCTGCTTGCCACATGTCTGAGTGTAACTTAGCCATTTAAATTTTGCAGAGTGTAAATGCCCTAAACCAGATCAGTTTTAACGCAGTGAACTCGCAACAAacaagaaatatcagctcttatTTACTTCAAAGTGACTCAAAAGGCGCTACAATACTTCAACGAGGTTGGTAAGTCAATGGCTTTTGGAGTACTTTTCACTTAACCAAAGAAAATTACCAGCCATGCCATTGGGCAATGATGACTGATACTATCTCTCGCCGCTAGATGGCGCAGTGACGAAAAactgcggtcccaaacgtgactaagtcTGTACCCCCCCTCgttttggttgtgtaaaaagaactcTAATATCCATCGATttacaaacctgatgaaacaCGGCTAGCAACACGGCTTAAAGGTACATCTTTACAGTTACAGCTAATTGAAAAGGTACGGCGGAATGGCACTCAATCTTTTGTCGTTCTGTTGTCTAGAGCTCGGGGAGAGTTTTTTTGGTGAAGGTTTTGGTGCACTTCTTACCGGAATATCTTCCGCTTGAGCCCTGCCACCCAGAGTACGCCCCGACCGACTCAGTTTCGGACTAGGTTTGGGAGAGGACGTGCCTGTCCGACTGTATTGGTTCACTGGTGGAAATCGAACTCCTCTTGCATTGGCACTTACTTTTTGCGCGGCACGTTTGAGTTCAGGGGTATTGTTTTGAGGTGGACTATTTGATGGTGAGGTCCCTCCGCTGCTACATGGGGAGCCCGCAGTGGCAGACTTTCCTTGGACCTTCTTGAATTCGTAGAAGGACGACATGGAAAGCGATCGTCTCCGCACGCTCAAGTCGCCTGTGAATCCTTCGTCCTCCTCGTCGTCTGACACAGTCGTCCCTTCTTCTATCTCTTTAAGTCTTGGCAATATCTTCCGACTCATCTGCCAAACGACACTGCTCTGTAGATCCACCAACTCCGGCCGTTTCCGTAACGGAACGTCCCGATGGCAGATCTCGAAGCTTCCCGACAGACCGCCGACGTCAGCTTCGGCAGACTTCGTCACCTTCGCCTGCTCGTGACTGTGATCGTGCAGCGCGAGTTCCGACAAGATCTTGCGCCCCCTAGCAACACGGCTTCTCTTTGCAGCTTCCTTTCGTCTGACAACAGGTGAGAGGAAGAGAAGGTCCGGGGTTCGGGCTCTCAGGCTTTCACTGGCGTATTGTTGGGCGGTCTGGTACTCAATGTGGTCCCGTAGACTGACGTTAGCTTTCCCCTCACACACAAGTACACGGCAACAGTCCATGTACCCCAACTTAGCCGCCTGGATCAGTGGAGTCATACCTAAAGGGAGACAAAATATTCAATTCTTAGTAAGTAACCATCCTGTTAAATTGTGCCACTATGTAATCTAGAAGAATCTCTAGATTTTAAAGGTTACTTTTTATAGGAGGTCATGGGGCCATTAATGGCATAGTATTGACGATACATATAGCTCAACATCGTGCACTTTCAAACATTTATAAACAATATATTTGGTTGTAGATTTCGTCCATTctattgtatgtttttgtttgcaaaacCCTATTTTGATCAATTTaatgttaaataaataaatagatagataaataaacacaattatacatttttgtggTGACTGACTATTGAAAAGGTTTTTCCAACAATGTTCCTACCTTGAAGGTTAGCTCGATCCACGTCCAATCGGAACCTTTTGAAGAGTGCTATGAGTTTGGAGATGAGGGCGACATTCCCCACCCTAGCGGCGTGGATCAGTACTGTATTCTCCTCATTGTCTGGTATACCTGCAGCAGACATATCAAATGATTCTGTCAAACACTGTGTATAGAGAGACTGTGCAGAAAAAAGACAGTTTTTTCATTAGCTCAACTGGGCACCAGAAGTGCACTGTATAAAagttgaaaataacaacaaagcctttttgaggccgtagggccagtaggttgttatccactgtgtctaggctACGGTGCGGTACTACTACAAgttttggaaggcggagcccatccctctccttctaccgccctttacctccccaactgacgataggtactcatttttacaccagggtggagtgaggaaagttgtgtttaGTGTCTTTCTTAACGACACGttatcggtggcatgtcagaggatacGGACCCAggacttctgggttctgggccaaacatcctaaCCATTACTCCAGCACATCGCCACAGCCTTGTCCTGGGCTGGCCCGAAAAGGCCCCGGATGTATTACCCGATTGTTTTGCCGGGCGCTGAGAAGGTAAACACACACCTATCGTGTTACTATTTACCCGACACAGTTAATGGGACACGCTACAAACGTCTTTCACGCCCCGGTATACATTCATTTAGCATGGTTGTCAATTCAAACTTTCAATGGTAGTATGGTAAAACGTTCAAATACGGCGGAACGAAAAACGGGAATATTTGTGGGTGCTGTTATTCTTTTCCAACTTGCTGAAGTCGAGAAAAGAAGGGACACACGGCAAATGTCTTTCACGCCCCAGTATACATTCATTTAGCATGGTTGTCAATTCAAACTTTCAATGGTAGTATGGTAAAAATGTTTAAACACAGCAGAACGAAAACCGGGAATATTTGTGGGAACTGCTTTTTTTCCAACCTGCTGAAGTCAAGAAAAGAAGGTACACACGGCAAATGTCTTTTACGCCCCAGTATACATTCATTTAGCATGGTCGTCAAAACTAGTACTTGCAAT contains these protein-coding regions:
- the LOC136425089 gene encoding uncharacterized protein translates to MCALLLGMEHRYSHTNHHAPVKKKHDDKHLADPVQRPGSHANPMRRAANKSTAQNSSSTPRTAVKTHRTVVTAQEKQNTRWREAMKNANFEALKALVEEDSFIVDLPDENHHGQTPIMRLCHCDVTEKQRRELCNSLLSRGVDLNTQDSMGRTVLAHACIKEREAVVWLLADEPDLNPGIPDNEENTVLIHAARVGNVALISKLIALFKRFRLDVDRANLQGMTPLIQAAKLGYMDCCRVLVCEGKANVSLRDHIEYQTAQQYASESLRARTPDLLFLSPVVRRKEAAKRSRVARGRKILSELALHDHSHEQAKVTKSAEADVGGLSGSFEICHRDVPLRKRPELVDLQSSVVWQMSRKILPRLKEIEEGTTVSDDEEDEGFTGDLSVRRRSLSMSSFYEFKKVQGKSATAGSPCSSGGTSPSNSPPQNNTPELKRAAQKVSANARGVRFPPVNQYSRTGTSSPKPSPKLSRSGRTLGGRAQAEDIPVRSAPKPSPKKLSPSSRQQNDKRLSAIPPYLFN